The genomic window GAGGGTGGCCACAGCCCTGGCCGTGACGTGGGTAGGGGCAACATCCATATCTAAATGTTATCTAAGCTTGGGAAGGAAGGAGTCTTCACTACACCTGCCTGGGGGTGGGTTTGAGGAAGCTGGGCCTTGCACTGCTTTGGGGTTAGAGAGAAACTCGGTGTCATTtggctggggcaggagagagaaccAGCAGTCCCTGCTGGGCCAAATTAAACTATAGGCACCTGGGATCTAGGCCTAGCAAGGCCCATTAAAGAAGGGCCTTGCAGGAGTGGGGCCAGAAGGCAGAAAGAGAGGTGTGTTGGGACAGCTCCTGTGGTCCAGGTTGGAGTTTGGAGGGGCATATAGGGCGTCCCTTGGTTTACCTTTGGTGCCTGAAAAGGGAGCCCTTTAGGCCTTTCAGTGATTGGCATCTCCAAGCCTGGCGGCTGTCCTTGGGAACAGTGGCAGGAGCAAGGTGAAATTGCTGACTCATGAAATTGCTGGGGACACACTGCACCCCCAAGAGGCTGAGGATGAGTTGGCAACTCCCTGTGCAGTGCCCTCCAGTCCAAAGGTGAGGACTTTGCAGATTGGCGCCCCCTGTACTCCCCGCCCCCCTTTTCTTCGTTGAGGCCCTCAGGCCCCAGTGGTTCCAGGTAGAGGCAGGCTTGAGCTTGAGCAGGGCAGGCAGCTCTGCGCCCCAAACCGGTTTTCCCACCTCTGCTGGGGCTGGCACATCATCCTGTGGTTCCTCCCTGCCACCACCTTGCAgttcctcctctctccaccctggAATGTTAAGGGGGGTGGGTATCCAGGTCATCTTTTGTCCCTTGCCTGCCCTGGGTGTGGTCCCTTCTAGAAAGGCAAGGCCACTGTAGGACTTAAACAAGAAGGTGGGGTGACTTCCACACTTGGCCTTCCACACTCCTGGCACTCAGGGATCCCCTCCAGGATGTGAAGGCTTCAAAACTAAGTGACAGCAAAAAGCAGCTAAGAGTTCCCTCTTCCCCCCACCTCATCTGAGCCCTAGAGGAGGAGACCAGAGAGCCATAAGGAAGCCCAGCCTTCTCCCTGGCCTGCTCTGGAGTAAGTAGGTGGGAGCAATAGCCTTCTCCCCAGGTGCCCCCAGCCAACCCAAGTCCCTCACTTCAAATACCAACAAGGTAAATCACTCCCATTTGTCTCCTGCCAACAAGAACACCTCTTTGCTGGAACTGAGATCATCTCATCAATGATAACACCAACTGATGCTAATAGGGctcttgctgtgtgccaggctctgtgccaagcGCTCTGGATGCTCACAAAGcccctatgaggtaggtaaaaCCACGAGAAAACAGGCATAGATAGGTCCAGTAATGTGCCCAAAGCCACACCACTAGTCTGTGGCAGAAGCAAGCTTTCTCCCTAGGCTGACCCAACTAGTGTCCCTTTACTGCTACTCTGTACCCGTTCACTAAGGACGGACCTATATTCCTAACCCTCCTAAATATAGTGCTCTTTTAAAAAGGAACTGGTTACTGAAATCAATTTCTAACCTATGGAAGAAAAGCTCTTGGAGGGAGATGAGGGATGTGGAAGTGTCTACAGGAGCTCCCCTGTACCTATAGCCAAATCCCATTCCCCCAGTCCCCATACAAATACAGGTGTTCTGTAATTGCCTTTCCCATTCTCCTTCCCTTGACTGCATTGGAACAAATAGGTGTgaaccatccccattttacaaaggaggacaCAGGGTTAAGGAGTTAAATGACCTGCCCAAGGCACTGGCCTTGAGCTCAAGTGTTCTGGGAATCTGGGGTACACGTTAAACGCCCCACCAGGACACTGCTGGGAGCCAGGGAGTGGTGATGGCCCTATAAGCACAGAGTTTTGAGGAGGGACACAGCAAGGAGGCACTGTCACATAGCCTATCACACATTCCAGATGGAAAGCAGTGAATGATTAATAATGGACCTCCCAGATAAAGCTGACAAACATTGGAATGCTGCCTTCATTTGGGACTGATCCCTAAAGGACTCAGAAGGGGGGGTCCCAGCCCTGGGGATGCTGGTGTAGGGGCTCTGCGGGCCTGGTTGGCTTTGGCAGGTCCCAGAGTGGACCCGTGGCTGGTCAGCAGGTGGCGTGGGCGTAGAGGTGATTTCTCCTTGGGAGACGGGGAAGATGAAGCCACTTAATCGCCTTTTCAAAGCTGGGGCCTTGAGAGGAGGTAGCGGGAGAAAAACTACAAATCCCAGAACCCTCTGCTCCTCGGCGAGTCACGGATGGTTGCCATGGTTTCAGAAAACAATATGGCTGCTCCCAGCTGGGACACAAGTCTTGGGATTAGAGAGGCAAAGTCGGGTCTGGGCGGCGGCAGCGGCGAGAGAGGAGGCGCTTGAGGGATCGTGAGGTTGGGCTTGGACGCTGCACAGCTGGAACGGCCTGGCCTTGCCGAGGGCACCAATGGCGGGCAGCGTGGACGAGGAGGCGCTGCACCAGCTGTACCTGTGGGTGGACAACATCCCTCTGTCCCGGCCCAAGCGAAATCTCTCCCGGGACTTCAGTGACGGAGGTGTGCGCCcaagtgtgtgtgcgtgtgcgcgcgtgcctctgtgtgtccgtgtgtgtctACATGTTTTGTCCTGTAATATGGGTTACTGTAGGAGTCTGTGTGCATACATGTCTTCTTTGtgcttgtgtgcgtgtgtggggggtgtgtttGGGGGATGTCTGACTATCTTCTAGGACTTCAGTtgtataagtgtgtgtgtatttctatcTGCATCTGTGggaatgtgcgtgtgtgtgtgtccatataTACGTCTACATGTTCTATCCTTtatgcatgtgtggtgtgtgtgtgtgtctctgagtGTGTGAGTCTATGACTCCCTCTTGGGACTTTAATGACTAtgatgtgtgtctgtatatgtatttgtgcatctctctgtgtgtgcatatTCATTGCTGTATTCTATATTGTCTGTCTTGTGGGAGTCTTGTGTGTGTTCAGATGTGTGTTGACACATTCTGTCCTGTATGTATGTAGAAGAGTCTTGTGTGCATATGCCTTTCTTTGTGATTGTATAGATGTCTGTGTGTCTAAGTCTGTCTCCTGGGTTTTTAATGACAGAAgtatgtgtctctctgtgtgtatatTGGTGTATTTATGACTTGTTGTGCTTGTGTATTGGTGACTGTCCCTTGGAACTCTACTGATGGAagtatctctgtgtgtgtttgtgcatctgtgtggttttgtgtgtgtgtgtgctatatgtgtgcctgtgtgtctaTATACACTGTGCCATGTGTATATCTGTAGAGGGATCTTATCACATGTATCTGTTTGTGTGAGTCTGTGACTCTCTCCTGGGACTTTggtgttggtgtgtgtgtgtgtgcatctataTCCATGTGAATTCCTAGTGTGAGGCCCCAGGCTCCTAAAGGGCTCTCTTGGAGACTCATTCTCTGCTAGAGGGCCAGGGACCTCAGTTTTCATATGCCCTGAGTTAATGGGGAAGGGATGCAGCTCCTCTGGGGTATGCTGCAGGCTTAGTCTCTGACTGATCACTGATCTCGCTTTCTTGTTCCCCACTCTACTACCACTCCCTCCCTGTCATTATTCCCCTTTCCACCTTTCCACTTGGCCCCACCACTCTGCCACCCCTGATTCTCCCACCGCAcccatttcttctccttccctcttctcccttACCCAACCCCCCACCTTCCATATCTGCTCCCACCCCTACTCCCTCAGTCCTGGTCGCAGAGGTCATCAAGTTTTACTTCCCCAAGATGGTGGAAATGCACAATTATGTCCCTGCCAACTCTCTCCAGCAGAAGCTCAGCAACTGGGGTCACCTGAACAGGTAGCAGAATACCTGGGCACACTAATGGGGACTGCAGCCCCTATCTGGGATCCCAGGAAGGGCTGCCCAGCCCCTCCACCTCCTATGGTCTCCACAGCCCAGGCTGGGACTGTGTTGGTttcagggaggggagggacaaTGCAAACAGAATCCATCTGGTAACAAAATCAAGGGACTCTTCAATTGGGGAGGTGACAAGGAACCTCCGCACTCCCAAGCACGGGGCTCAGATGCGTGCCTTCCCATTCCCCCAGGGCTGCACACTCAAGGACTGCAACCACCAcacccccttccttcctctcacccCCCTCACTTCATTCTCCCATGACCCAGTCCACCATCCCTCTGTCTATCCCCCAGGAAGGTGCTGAACAAGCTGAACTTCTCGGTACCAGAGGATGTGATGCGCAAGATTGCCCAGTGTGCCCCGGGCGTGGTGGAGCTGGTGCTCATTCCACTGAGGCAGCGCCTGGAGGAACGGCAGAGGCGCAGGAAGCAGGGCGTGGGCTCCTTACAGGTGCCACCCCACTCAAGCTTCTCCCACTGCTCTGGGGGAGCTGCCCGGGCAGCAGGAAGCCCCCCCGTTGGCCATAAGTGTGGGAGAAGGGTGCCTGGCTAAAGGGAGCCTGGCCTGGGGGATCACAGAAGTGACATGGGGCTCCATGGGGATGGGCAGCCTGAGCTCACAGTGGGCCCCGGGGGTGTTCTTTCAGGAGCTGGCCCCCCAGGATGGCACTGACTACATGGATGTGGGTAAAGtggcctttatttttccttcttcccaggaGGAGCCTTCCTCCTGTTCTTCTTTCctatgtggggtgggggtggggaggggaaggaaaataGGACTCCAGCACAGTTACTCCTCCACATGCCTTGTCTCAGGTTTGTCCCAGAAGGCCCCAGGGGAAGGTGCCCCAGACCCCCAGGGAGGGGGGCAGCTCAGGTAAGGAGGCTGGCAGTTCCTGGCCTCAACAGGCCAGGTGATCTCTGACATCCACACCGAGCCGGGAGGTGAAGGTGGGGGCAGGTTGCACCTAGAAAGGTAGGGAAGTCAGGGacggggtggggaggtgaggaaggTGGGGGGTAGGAGGGGAGGCCAGGCTGAGGGACAGGTGTGGGTGGGGCCCGAAGTCTAAGCCTCCCCTAAGCTGCTTCCCACCCCAGGCGGGGTCGGCTGCCAGCGCCCCGGCCTCCAGGGTATACCCAGGCGCTGCAGGGCGACCCAAGCTTCGTCCTCCAGATCGCTGAAAAGGAGCAAGAGCTGTTGGCCTCGCAGGAGACCGTGCAGGTAAGAGTGCACTAGGAAGGCGGGGGATTGGCGGGGAGGCCTTGCAGCCTGGAGAGGCAGGGGCAGAAGGCAGCGGGCCGTCAAGCTTGACTTCTGCGTGGCGCGGCCCAGGTCCTGCAGATGAAGGTGAGGCGTTTGGAGCACCTGCTCCAGCTCAAGAACGTGCGCATCGAAGACCTCTCCCGGCGGCTCCAGCAGGTGGAGCGTAAGCAGCGGTGAGAGGCAGCCCGgaccgcgcgcgcgcgcgcgcggggatGCCCCCGTACCCGCCAGAGCCCAGACGCTGAGACCAACGCACCCACCGACGGAAGACGGACGGACGAATGGGTGGGCGGAGCCAGCAGCTCCAATGAGCCTCCTGGGACACGAGCGCCCCTCTCCCTTGGGGTAGGGGTAGGCGTCGGGGGTGGTGGGACAGAAGCCCTTCCCCGCAGAGCC from Equus asinus isolate D_3611 breed Donkey chromosome 15, EquAss-T2T_v2, whole genome shotgun sequence includes these protein-coding regions:
- the SPEF1 gene encoding sperm flagellar protein 1 isoform X1, which gives rise to MAGSVDEEALHQLYLWVDNIPLSRPKRNLSRDFSDGVLVAEVIKFYFPKMVEMHNYVPANSLQQKLSNWGHLNRKVLNKLNFSVPEDVMRKIAQCAPGVVELVLIPLRQRLEERQRRRKQGVGSLQELAPQDGTDYMDVGLSQKAPGEGAPDPQGGGQLRRGRLPAPRPPGYTQALQGDPSFVLQIAEKEQELLASQETVQVLQMKVRRLEHLLQLKNVRIEDLSRRLQQVERKQRRMDRFPEPRSHKQRPGVPPKAVPDTVVSTLALPALGLGESSTGSIHNPRTGSPPSSEDSSVSIQAGARHLGPWGKLPQAAEGLPCPSWVLTWDPAQGWGVQAAGEEGVRNGLS
- the SPEF1 gene encoding sperm flagellar protein 1 isoform X3 — encoded protein: MAGSVDEEALHQLYLWVDNIPLSRPKRNLSRDFSDGVLVAEVIKFYFPKMVEMHNYVPANSLQQKLSNWGHLNRKVLNKLNFSVPEDVMRKIAQCAPGVVELVLIPLRQRLEERQRRRKQGVGSLQELAPQDGTDYMDVGLSQKAPGEGAPDPQGGGQLRRGRLPAPRPPGYTQALQGDPSFVLQIAEKEQELLASQETVQVLQMKVRRLEHLLQLKNVRIEDLSRRLQQVERKQRLIPSSVD
- the SPEF1 gene encoding sperm flagellar protein 1 isoform X4, producing MAGSVDEEALHQLYLWVDNIPLSRPKRNLSRDFSDGVLVAEVIKFYFPKMVEMHNYVPANSLQQKLSNWGHLNRKVLNKLNFSVPEDVMRKIAQCAPGVVELVLIPLRQRLEERQRRRKQGVGSLQELAPQDGTDYMDVGLSQKAPGEGAPDPQGGGQLRRGRLPAPRPPGYTQALQGDPSFVLQIAEKEQELLASQETVQVLQMKVRRLEHLLQLKNVRIEDLSRRLQQVERKQR
- the SPEF1 gene encoding sperm flagellar protein 1 isoform X2, which codes for MRKIAQCAPGVVELVLIPLRQRLEERQRRRKQGVGSLQELAPQDGTDYMDVGLSQKAPGEGAPDPQGGGQLRRGRLPAPRPPGYTQALQGDPSFVLQIAEKEQELLASQETVQVLQMKVRRLEHLLQLKNVRIEDLSRRLQQVERKQRRMDRFPEPRSHKQRPGVPPKAVPDTVVSTLALPALGLGESSTGSIHNPRTGSPPSSEDSSVSIQAGARHLGPWGKLPQAAEGLPCPSWVLTWDPAQGWGVQAAGEEGVRNGLS